TGTTTCGTTTTTGGCAACTCCGCACGGATTGAGATCTTTGTCGGACCCGCGCAGGGCATTCTGCATTCTGTTCTGCGACGTAAAAATGGAATACAGCTTTGGGTTCTATGGACCGGGTTCCGTGTTTGGTGAACCTCCCGTGCGTTCGAGCGCGCGTCTGGAATCATCGCACCGGGTCCGTCGTTTTATCCCCCTGTTTAGATCTATTCTAAAGTACGAGTGTCTCGAATGAGCGCCTCCCCCTCGACCAACGTGCAGCAGATACCCGAGGCGACGATCCTGTTTGCCGGTGACTCGGGCGACGGCATGCAGCTGACGGGTTCGCAGTTTACCCTGGCCTCGGCGTACGCGCACAACGATCTGGCTACGCTTCCCGACTATCCCGCAGAGATTCGTGCCCCCGCCGGGACGACGTACGGCGTCAGTGGATTCCAGCTTCACTTCGGTGAGGTGGACATCCACACGCCGGGAGACGAGGTCGACCTGCTCGTCGCGATGAACGCGGCGGCGCTGAAGGTGCACCTGCACCGGGTCCGTCCGGGTGGCACCGTCGTCCTCAACGTCGACAAGATGACCGACCGCGACCTCGAACTCGCCGGTTTGGACTCGAATCCGCTTGAAGACGGGACGCTGGATGGTTATCAGGTGCTTGAGGTGCAGCTGACGAAGCTCACCCACGAGGCGCTCGACTCGTTCGACCTGTCGAAGAAGCAGAAGGACCGGTCGAAGAACATGTTCGCGCTTGGACTGGCGCTCTGGATGTACTCGCGCCCAATTGAGCCGGCGGAGAACTGGATCAAAAAGAAGTTCGAGGATAAGCCGGAGATTCGCGACGCCAACCTGCACGTCCTTCACAAGGGCGCGCATTACGGCGAAACGGTCGAGGCCTTTGCGGTTCGCTATGAGGTGAATGCAGCCGCGATGCGGTCCGGGACATACCGGGCCATTCGTGGCGCGGAGGCTCTCGCACTCGGCCTTGTGGCAGCGGCGGACAAGAGTGGGCTCCCGCTCTTCTACGGCTCCTACCCGATCACGCCGGCGTCGGACATCCTGCACGAGGTCAGCAAGCACAAGAACTTCGGCGTGATGACGTTTCAGGCCGAGGACGAAATCTCCGCCGTGGGCGCGGCCGTCGGGTCGAGCTTCTCCGGTGGCATCGGCGTCTGCGCGACATCCGGTCCGGGCCTCGCGCTCA
The DNA window shown above is from Longibacter salinarum and carries:
- a CDS encoding 2-oxoacid:acceptor oxidoreductase subunit alpha; the protein is MSASPSTNVQQIPEATILFAGDSGDGMQLTGSQFTLASAYAHNDLATLPDYPAEIRAPAGTTYGVSGFQLHFGEVDIHTPGDEVDLLVAMNAAALKVHLHRVRPGGTVVLNVDKMTDRDLELAGLDSNPLEDGTLDGYQVLEVQLTKLTHEALDSFDLSKKQKDRSKNMFALGLALWMYSRPIEPAENWIKKKFEDKPEIRDANLHVLHKGAHYGETVEAFAVRYEVNAAAMRSGTYRAIRGAEALALGLVAAADKSGLPLFYGSYPITPASDILHEVSKHKNFGVMTFQAEDEISAVGAAVGSSFSGGIGVCATSGPGLALKTETIGLAVMTELPLVVIDMQRGGPSTGLPTKPEQSDLLQAIYGRNGDAPLPVIAATSPGDCFYAAYEACRIATKYMTPVILLADGYLGNGSEAWRIPDTDKLKPFDVSFETKKRAKTFHEDDDGNPQFLPYVRDEETLARVWAKPGTPDLEHRLGGLEKQDKTGDVSYDAANHQKMTQLRAEKVKRVRQDIPPTQVHGDPDADLLVLGWGSTKGAIEEAVERAVEDGLPVARAQLRHVWPLPGDLGDLLDRYDQVLVPELNNGQLSRLLRDEYLKDVRPLNKVQGRPFRAEEILEEVRRLLGHATPA